A single region of the Drosophila takahashii strain IR98-3 E-12201 chromosome 2R, DtakHiC1v2, whole genome shotgun sequence genome encodes:
- the Obp57b gene encoding general odorant-binding protein 57b → MFTYRLVFIAPLILVLISIVKARHPFDIFHWNSKDFEECLHVNNISISEYEKYARFETLDYLLNESVDLRYKCNIKCQLERDSTKWLNDKGKMDLDLINATSEAAESITKCMHQASEEPCAYSFKLVICAFKAGHPTTDSE, encoded by the exons ATGTTCACCTACAGACTTGTATTTATTGCGCCTCTGATATTGGTTTTGATCAGCATAGTTAAG gcCCGCCATCCCTTTGACATTTTTCATTGGAATTCGAAGGATTTTGAAGAGTGTTTACACGTTAATAACATTTCCATCAGCGAATACGAAAAATACGCACGGTTCGAGACTCTGGATTACCTACTCAACGAGAGTGTGGACCTACGGTACAAATGCAATATCAAATGCCAGCTGGAAAGGGATTCAACGAAGTGGCTAAATGATAAAGGTAAAATGGATCTGGACCTGATAAATGCCACCAGTGAGGCAGCGGAATCCATTACAAAGTGCATGCATCAGGCTTCCGAAGAACCTTGTGCGTACAGCTTTAAACTAGTGATATGTGCCTTTAAAGCCGGTCATCCCACTACCGATTCCGAATAA
- the Obp57a gene encoding general odorant-binding protein 57a, whose amino-acid sequence MFVNRLEIFALLTLALMSRASANHPFDFFEGTLDDFDDCLEINNITIEEYEKFEEFENLDNVLSENVKLKYKCNIKCQLEREPTKWLNDLGKIDVGSMNATSEAAESITKCMDQASKEPCAYAFKLVICAFKSGHSVIEFESYDRVLDETSELASEQQSALDESDIIDVV is encoded by the exons ATGTTCGTCAACAGACTTGAAATATTTGCGCTTCTCACCTTGGCTTTAATGAGCCGTGCTAGC GCCAACCATCCCTTTGACTTTTTTGAAGGAACCCTAGACGATTTTGATGATTGTCtggaaattaataatattaccatTGAGGAGTACGAAAAGTTTGAGGAGTTTGAAAACTTGGATAACGTGCTCAGCGAAAATGTGAAACTGAAGTACAAGTGCAACATAAAATGTCAGCTGGAAAGGGAGCCAACAAAATGGCTGAATGATCTGGGTAAAATTGATGTGGGTTCAATGAACGCCACCAGTGAGGCAGCGGAATCCATTACCAAGTGCATGGATCAGGCTTCTAAGGAACCCTGTGCTTACGCCTTTAAGCTAGTTATTTGTGCTTTCAAGTCCGGTCACTCCGTCATCGAGTTTGAATCATATGATCGTGTACTAGACGAAACCTCTGAACTGGCTTCGGAACAGCAGTCAGCTCTTGACGAATCCGATATTATAGATGTTGTTTGA